The following proteins come from a genomic window of Amphiura filiformis chromosome 16, Afil_fr2py, whole genome shotgun sequence:
- the LOC140135707 gene encoding uncharacterized protein, giving the protein MTFLTNHMKAVHLSDISVNWALPSVDYLNYLPTKWYPIDRSYSSVTRPVELINSSSSAVMRSPDSQTSERAHADRLGNNSSSAVVRHPDSQTRERAHADKPVNSSISAVVRHPDSQTRERAHADKPVNSSSSAVVRHPDSQTRERAHADKPVNSSSSAVVRHPDSQTRERVHADKPLNSSSSAVVRHPDSQTRERVHADKPVNSSNSAVVKGPDSQTSERSHSDKPVNSSSSAVVRHPDSQTRERAHADKPVNSSSSAVVRHPDSQTRERAHADKPLNSSSSAVVRHPDSQTRERSHADKPVSSSSSAVLKGPDPQTSERSPAVKQVNVPDKARHRQKYVQRVEYIYSPSYAEKELCWFIHSLSAKTSPDLRMRCKFCSRQDIIHNMPLHQRRAHEQSKPFSCCRCKFRCDMVGDMITHIKSHKELTRELCDVFHICNLQNQVFHQVYMKPSYRMLTGMQVYHCNACKYTSFSLQQMQRHVQANHKVILGLEKNPFDGQYLCNMCNRAWSDKTEAIDHKCITIGCMLEQALNGNRIPTKADSTSSTIICKLCPFSAKTTAAMRVHNVLIHGHKQTVTNQQIQSAQVDQRETANDLQSTDSQLQCTDNLLSPTTQLSQSEGGHQPAAGKSNQVVMTHCMRSEVGPQSSGSDNTSSSQTWSNDHDTSSHQEAQSMRAENDQLSPKSQGDTLLSYLHAQATKSDQSNGDLHKQPANSELKELLTSAENDRFSTTSQLTQSTQRPSTHPEYQRQNRPANQPTRPWDGPLSPNSEHVQSVQSINGQTQPSNIILCQPSAKSYQPVDGYQGTSFISPNKPPPPYTQAIYERYHPYMMPTRIPLLHGQTHPSNIHHPQQQHPYPAIPVGSPKWNPMGPARPAVNVQHSNGTNQPNLATQFQAAYPDGVYLPPVNRLQLQQQQKWYQQQQQQQKIPYPMPQDYQRRGATRVFPSKNVHQSTGSKSGPALPDTRLPPSPVRLIDSASPPGQTLTSVTNNLTQILRGTATRLPNGMQKAMTRPVPDDDSSAPSGPLVMTGMIAAIKSNPVRNTENDQAVSAALDFSRSSIASGISMHQSASNEQTNKQRTEQTTSSQPKMLPQTSIPKGADNIETNNLPNHTRDSSGKSPLPGGSCDGKGDSYEEEDDNFLDWMLHSPSADAPTITPLNELNFDQDGLNASSSFSLSQDQSQDNRGVEDSHVPRSSHLSHDQSQDTQGLQDSNGHEHVAAGTETSSRSREQVEVELESSTKLDDDDDGALQSEATPIVAHVVSIKNGLCKKVGIGRPC; this is encoded by the exons ATGACATTTTTGACGAATCATATGAAGGCAGTGCATTTGTCGGATATTTCGGTAAATTGGGCGCTACCATCTGTTGATTATCTGAACTATTTGCCTACAAAATGGTACCCGATTGATAGGAGCTATAGCTCTGTCACACGTCCTGTAGAACTCATCAATAGTAGCAGTTCCGCTGTGATGAGAAGTCCAGATTCACAAACCAGTGAGAGGGCCCATGCTGACAGGCTAGGGAATAATAGCAGTTCTGCTGTGGTTAGACACCCAGATTCACAAACACGTGAGAGGGCCCATGCTGACAAGCCAGTCAATAGTAGCATTTCTGCTGTGGTTAGACACCCAGATTCACAAACACGTGAGAGGGCCCATGCTGACAAGCCAGTGAATAGTAGCAGTTCTGCTGTGGTTAGACACCCAGATTCACAAACACGTGAGAGGGCCCATGCTGACAAGCCAGTGAATAGTAGCAGTTCTGCTGTGGTTAGACACCCAGATTCACAAACACGTGAGAGGGTCCATGCTGACAAGCCATTGAATAGTAGCAGTTCTGCTGTGGTTAGACACCCAGATTCACAAACACGTGAGAGGGTCCATGCTGACAAGCCAGTGAATAGTAGCAATTCTGCTGTGGTTAAAGGTCCAGATTCACAAACAAGTGAGAGATCCCATTCTGACAAGCCAGTGAATAGTAGCAGTTCTGCTGTGGTTAGACACCCAGATTCACAAACACGTGAGAGGGCCCATGCTGACAAGCCAGTGAATAGTAGCAGTTCTGCTGTGGTTAGACACCCAGATTCACAAACACGTGAGAGGGCCCATGCTGATAAGCCATTGAATAGTAGCAGTTCTGCTGTGGTTAGACATCCAGATTCACAAACACGTGAGAGGTCCCATGCTGACAAGCCAGTGAGTAGTAGCAGTTCCGCTGTGTTGAAAGGTCCAGATCCACAAACAAGTGAGCGGTCCCCTGCTGTCAAGCAAGTGAATGTGCCGGACAAGGCTCGCCATAGGCAAAAGTACGTCCAGAGAGTTGAATACATCTACAGTCCTAGTTATGCTGAGAAGGAGCTCTGCTGGTTTATACACAGCCTGTCTGCAAAGACCAGTCCAGACTTACGTATGCGGTGTAAATTCTGTAGCAGACAGGACATCATACACAACATGCCCTTGCATCAGCGAAGAGCACATGAGCAAAGTAAGCCATTCAGTTGCTGCCGATGTAAATTCCGGTGCGACATGGTAGGAGATATGATAACGCACATAAAATCACACAAAGAACTAACTCGTGAACTTTGCGACGTTTTCCACATCTGTAACTTGCAGAATCAGGTGTTCCACCAAGTGTATATGAAACCAAGTTACAGGATGTTGACTGGTATGCAAGTTTATCACTGCAACGCTTGCAAGTACACTAGTTTCTCTTTACAACAAATGCAGCGGCACGTTCAGGCTAATCATAAGGTGATACTCGGCTTGGAGAAGAATCCTTTCGATGGCCAATATCTATGCAACATGTGCAACCGTGCATGGAGTGATAAAACAGAAGCAATTGACCATAAGTGCATTACGATAGGATGCATGTTAGAACAAGCACTCAACGGCAACCGAATACCAACCAAAGCAGACAGCACATCATCCACTATTATATGCAAGCTGTGTCCATTCAGTGCAAAGACTACAGCAGCGATGCGAGTCCATAATGTTTTAATCCATGGACACAAGCAAACTGTAACCAACCAGCAGATTCAGTCAGCACAGGTTGATCAGCGAGAAACAGCGAATGATCTTCAATCAACAGACAGTCAGCTCCAGTGTACAGACAATCTGCTTTCCCCAACCACCCAACTGTCTCAGTCAGAAGGTGGACACCAGCCTGCAGCTGGCAAGAGCAATCAGGTGGTGATGACGCACTGCATGCGATCAGAAGTTGGACCCCAATCTTCAGGTAGTGATAATACCAGCTCGAGCCAAACATGGAGTAATGATCATGATACAAGCAGTCACCAAGAAGCTCAGTCAATGAGGGCAGAAAATGATCAACTAAGTCCAAAGAGTCAAGGAGATACACTGTTATCTTATCTACATGCCCAGGCAACCAAGTCGGATCAATCAAATGGTGATCTGCACAAGCAACCTGCAAACAGTGAACTTAAAGAGTTATTAACTAGTGCCGAAAATGACAGATTTTCAACAACCAGTCAACTCACTCAGTCAACTCAGCGGCCCTCAACACACCCAGAATATCAGCGTCAAAACAGACCAGCTAATCAACCAACTCGTCCATGGGATGGCCCGCTGTCTCCAAATAGTGAACATGTCCAGTCAGTGCAATCAATAAACGGTCAAACCCAGCCTTCAAACATCATTTTGTGTCAGCCGTCAGCTAAGTCGTATCAGCCAGTGGATGGTTATCAAGGCACATCATTTATATCACCTAACAAGCCACCACCACCGTATACTCAGGCTATATATGAGAGATATCATCCCTATATGATGCCCACCAGAATCCCTTTGCTACATGGTCAGACTCATCCATCGAATATCCATCACCCGCAGCAGCAACACCCATACCCAGCTATTCCTGTAGGCTCACCCAAATGGAATCCTATGGGACCAGCAAGACCAGCGGTGAATGTGCAACACAGTAATGGCACCAATCAGCCAAACTTAGCCACCCAGTTTCAAGCTGCATACCCAGATGGAGTGTATTTGCCACCTGTAAACCGTCTACAGCTACAGCAGCAGCAGAAGTGGtatcagcagcagcaacagcagcaaaAGATACCTTACCCTATGCCACAAGACTACCAGAGAAGAGGAGCAACTAGAGTGTTTCCATCTAAAAATGTGCATCAGTCAACAGGTTCTAAATCAG GTCCAGCCCTGCCAGACACCAGACTCCCTCCCAGTCCAGTAAGATTGATAGACTCCGCATCACCACCAGGTCAAACCCTAACTAGTGTGACCAACAACTTGACACAGATACTGAGAGGTACCGCCACTAGGCTACCGAATGGTATGCAAAAAGCAATGACTCGTCCTGTGCCTGATGATGACAGTTCTGCTCCTTCAGGACCACTTGTGATGACAGGAATGATTGCAGCAATCAAGTCCAATCCAGTCCGTAATACGGAGAACGATCAAGCAGTATCGGCTGCACTTGACTTTTCTCGTTCATCCATCGCGAGTGGTATATCCATGCATCAGAGTGCATCAAATGAACAGACAAATAAACAGAGAACTGAACAGACCACCTCCTCTCAGCCGAAAATGCTGCCTCAAACTTCGATCCCTAAAGGTGCTGATAATATTGAAACTAACAACCTGCCTAATCACACAAGGGACAGTAGCGGTAAGTCACCATTGCCTGGTGGAAGCTGTGATGGCAAAGGTGATTCGTACGAAGAAGAAGACGATAACTTTCTGGATTGGATGCTGCATTCACCGAGTGCCGACGCACCCACTATAACTCCTCTGAACGAACTGAACTTTGATCAAGACGGTCTTAATGCGTCTTCATCATTTAGCTTGTCACAAGACCAAAGTCAAGACAATCGTGGAGTTGAAGACTCCCATGTGCCTCGGTCGTcacacttgtcacatgatcaaagTCAAGACACCCAAGGACTCCAAGACTCAAATGGACATGAACATGTAGCTGCTGGGACAGAGACATCTTCCCGTAGTCGGGAGCAGGTGGAAGTTGAACTTGAATCTTCCACTaaacttgatgatgatgatgacggagCATTGCAATCGGAAGCAACACCCATTGTTGCTCATGTAGTATCTATCAAGAACGGACTTTGTAAGAAAGTTGGCATTGGTAGACCATGTTAA